One part of the Thermodesulfovibrio sp. 3462-1 genome encodes these proteins:
- a CDS encoding potassium channel protein gives MNLIRRKFVLILLLIIAVLVFGTAGYMIIEDMKFIDAFYMTVITLATVGFKEVKDLDEPGKIFTIILILNGFRIFTYSLTTGAKIIIEGEIKEVFKKRRMRKKIDGLAQHYIVCGYGRMGSIIVKELKANNMPVVVIEKNKINLPEDEEFVYVEGDATHDDVLKSAGIEKAKGLITVLPSDAENLYVVLSARELNPDLFIVARAIDKEAESKLKRAGADKVVSPYFIGGLRIAHTILRPTVVDFIEFATRSEHIEIQIEEIKVSSGSGLVGKTIAQSGIGRDIGVIILGIKRADGRMKFNPTSQTLIKEGDTLIVIGQTDKLSLLEKLAKE, from the coding sequence ATGAATCTCATTCGCAGGAAATTTGTTTTGATTTTACTTCTTATCATTGCAGTGCTTGTTTTCGGAACAGCAGGATATATGATTATTGAAGATATGAAGTTTATTGATGCATTTTATATGACTGTAATTACTCTCGCAACAGTTGGTTTTAAAGAAGTTAAAGACCTTGATGAGCCTGGTAAAATTTTTACAATTATTCTTATATTGAATGGTTTTAGAATCTTTACCTATAGTCTTACCACAGGAGCTAAAATAATAATTGAAGGAGAAATAAAGGAGGTTTTCAAAAAAAGAAGAATGAGAAAAAAAATTGATGGATTAGCACAACATTACATTGTATGTGGCTATGGAAGAATGGGAAGCATTATAGTTAAAGAACTTAAGGCTAATAATATGCCAGTTGTAGTTATTGAAAAAAATAAAATTAATCTCCCTGAAGATGAAGAATTTGTATATGTAGAAGGTGATGCAACGCATGACGATGTTTTAAAGTCTGCAGGGATAGAAAAAGCTAAGGGACTTATTACAGTTCTGCCATCAGATGCAGAAAATCTTTATGTAGTTTTAAGTGCACGGGAATTAAACCCTGATCTATTTATAGTAGCAAGGGCAATTGATAAAGAAGCAGAATCTAAACTTAAGAGAGCTGGAGCAGACAAAGTAGTATCTCCTTATTTTATCGGTGGACTTAGAATTGCCCATACAATTTTGAGACCTACTGTAGTGGATTTTATTGAATTTGCAACCCGTTCTGAACATATTGAGATTCAGATAGAAGAAATAAAAGTTTCTTCAGGTTCAGGTCTTGTCGGAAAAACAATTGCCCAGAGTGGTATAGGAAGGGACATTGGAGTCATCATACTTGGAATAAAAAGAGCAGATGGAAGAATGAAATTCAATCCAACATCGCAAACTCTTATTAAAGAAGGAGACACATTGATTGTAATAGGACAGACTGATAAACTTTCCCTACTTGAAAAACTTGCTAAGGAATAA
- a CDS encoding molybdopterin-guanine dinucleotide biosynthesis protein MobB yields the protein MFFSLSIGVGGSKSGTGKTLFIESFIKILKKQFPAQINIIAVKYTKTSLYSSIIKEPSIIETEGKDTSRIKKAGADYVYLVKATENDLPEIAERLKKEFLGHIYQNDKKRVVFIIEGNSLVRIMQPDVIIFLKGQNDEHIKPSGKAILEIADIVIEGKYSMEEVMEEIETIQQRKLIEKLLKERSNSGKITCAEARKIAEEIGVPYIEVGRAANELNIKIRKCELGCF from the coding sequence ATGTTTTTTTCTCTAAGTATAGGAGTGGGAGGAAGTAAAAGTGGAACTGGTAAGACCCTTTTCATAGAAAGTTTTATAAAAATATTAAAAAAACAATTTCCTGCTCAAATCAATATTATTGCAGTAAAATATACAAAAACATCTCTCTATTCCTCAATTATTAAAGAGCCTTCAATTATTGAAACAGAAGGAAAAGACACATCAAGGATAAAAAAAGCTGGAGCAGACTATGTTTACTTGGTAAAGGCTACAGAAAATGATTTACCAGAGATTGCTGAAAGGTTAAAAAAGGAGTTTTTGGGTCATATATACCAGAATGATAAAAAAAGGGTTGTTTTCATTATTGAGGGGAATTCTCTGGTAAGAATTATGCAGCCTGATGTTATAATATTTCTTAAAGGTCAAAATGATGAGCACATAAAACCTTCAGGTAAAGCTATTTTAGAGATAGCTGATATAGTTATTGAAGGAAAATACTCTATGGAGGAAGTTATGGAAGAGATTGAAACAATTCAGCAAAGAAAACTCATTGAAAAGCTTCTTAAAGAAAGAAGCAATAGCGGAAAGATTACATGTGCAGAAGCAAGAAAGATTGCTGAAGAAATAGGAGTTCCCTATATTGAAGTTGGAAGAGCAGCGAATGAACTCAATATAAAAATCCGTAAGTGTGAGCTTGGCTGTTTCTGA
- a CDS encoding cytochrome c biogenesis protein — MGTVFFELALTFYFAGFLLSLAGIIRKKDDLDRAVFLLSMGGFTLHTVYFAIRYIKSGQAPVFSMHEAISFFAWSILLISLCIRFSYKARVLNFGVILIFTFMFVSAFFPRNIPFIKPELKSLLIDIHALMAVFGIALFSMAFVFSVLYLIQERAIKFKKFGGLDRILPSLEVLDKINYRLIFWGFPIYTFAIVLGMIKYINLLGFHFDPKEIWSFLIWIVYLTIFYFRVKEDWRKKKAAYLTIIGFLLVIFGFFGINLLTESFHKRL, encoded by the coding sequence ATGGGAACAGTATTTTTTGAACTCGCTCTCACTTTTTATTTCGCTGGCTTTCTTTTAAGTCTTGCCGGAATTATTAGAAAAAAGGACGACCTTGACAGAGCTGTTTTTTTACTGAGCATGGGAGGTTTCACTCTTCATACGGTTTATTTTGCTATAAGATACATAAAATCAGGACAAGCGCCTGTTTTTTCAATGCATGAGGCGATCTCATTTTTTGCATGGAGCATTCTTTTAATATCTCTCTGCATTAGATTTTCATACAAAGCAAGGGTTTTAAATTTTGGAGTGATTCTGATTTTTACCTTCATGTTTGTAAGTGCTTTTTTCCCGAGAAACATTCCTTTTATTAAGCCTGAGTTAAAAAGTCTTTTAATTGATATTCATGCTTTGATGGCTGTTTTTGGCATAGCTTTATTCAGCATGGCATTTGTTTTCAGCGTTCTTTATCTTATTCAGGAAAGAGCAATAAAATTCAAAAAATTTGGAGGGCTTGATAGAATTCTTCCAAGTCTTGAGGTTCTTGACAAAATAAACTATCGTCTTATATTCTGGGGATTTCCCATTTATACCTTTGCCATTGTCTTAGGTATGATTAAATATATCAATTTACTTGGTTTTCATTTTGATCCGAAGGAAATATGGAGTTTCTTGATATGGATTGTTTATCTTACTATTTTTTATTTTAGAGTAAAAGAAGACTGGAGAAAGAAAAAAGCAGCCTATCTTACAATAATAGGTTTTCTTCTTGTTATATTTGGCTTTTTTGGTATAAATCTTTTAACAGAGAGTTTTCATAAAAGGCTATGA
- the hemA gene encoding glutamyl-tRNA reductase, whose product MNLIVLGLNHKTAPVEIREKLAFNTQESIREGLKRLIQTEGINEAVIFSTCNRVEVYAYSNEGNEKIIENIKHFLSVFHHIPVKDFEKYLYIYTDRDAVSHLFKVASSLDSMIVGEPQITGQVKDSYEIALSERATSLILNHLMNRALFTAKRVRNETRIGENPVSVSYAAVGLIKKVFDELSKKSILLVGAGEMAELAMRHLIGSGIKNVYVTNRTYARAEELAREFSGSAVAFENLKEQIARCDIIICSTGAPNYVITEQMIKEVMPLRKYKPLFLIDISVPRNIDPACNNLDNVYLYNIDDLQDVVDSNILERKREAEKALNIVDEETEKFFQWLNSLQSVPVIVSIRNKAEQIRQEELKKFKSRFKELPPEVLSSVDYLTQSIINKIMHSPTVALKNNCDSNEILIFAARRLFGLDSDEE is encoded by the coding sequence ATGAACCTGATAGTTTTAGGATTGAATCATAAGACAGCCCCTGTTGAGATAAGAGAAAAGCTTGCCTTTAATACACAGGAAAGTATCAGAGAAGGATTAAAGAGATTAATTCAGACTGAGGGTATTAATGAGGCTGTAATCTTTTCAACATGTAACAGGGTTGAAGTTTATGCTTACTCTAACGAGGGAAATGAAAAAATTATAGAAAACATTAAGCATTTTCTTTCAGTGTTTCACCATATTCCAGTAAAAGATTTTGAAAAGTATCTTTACATTTACACTGACAGAGATGCAGTAAGTCATCTTTTCAAGGTTGCATCAAGCCTCGACTCAATGATTGTTGGAGAACCCCAGATTACAGGACAGGTGAAAGACTCTTATGAGATAGCACTTTCAGAGAGGGCTACTTCTTTAATACTCAATCATTTAATGAATAGGGCACTTTTTACTGCTAAAAGGGTGAGAAATGAAACGAGAATTGGAGAAAATCCTGTTTCTGTAAGCTATGCAGCAGTAGGACTTATTAAGAAAGTTTTTGATGAGCTTTCAAAGAAATCCATTCTTCTTGTGGGAGCTGGTGAGATGGCAGAGCTTGCAATGCGTCATCTCATAGGAAGCGGAATAAAAAATGTTTATGTTACAAACAGAACATATGCCCGTGCAGAAGAGCTTGCAAGAGAGTTCAGTGGCAGTGCAGTTGCATTTGAAAACCTTAAAGAGCAGATTGCGAGGTGTGACATTATCATATGTTCCACTGGTGCTCCCAATTATGTCATAACAGAGCAGATGATTAAAGAAGTTATGCCTTTAAGGAAGTATAAACCTTTGTTTTTAATTGACATATCAGTGCCAAGAAATATTGACCCTGCCTGCAATAATCTGGACAATGTTTATCTTTACAACATAGACGACCTTCAGGATGTGGTGGACTCTAACATTCTTGAAAGAAAAAGAGAGGCAGAGAAAGCTTTAAATATTGTAGATGAAGAAACAGAAAAGTTCTTTCAGTGGCTTAATTCACTTCAAAGCGTGCCAGTTATTGTTTCAATCAGAAATAAGGCTGAACAGATAAGGCAGGAAGAGCTTAAAAAATTCAAATCCCGTTTTAAAGAGCTTCCGCCAGAGGTTTTATCTTCTGTGGATTATCTCACTCAAAGTATAATAAACAAGATAATGCATTCTCCAACAGTGGCATTGAAAAATAACTGTGATAGCAATGAAATTCTTATTTTTGCAGCAAGGAGGTTATTTGGACTTGACAGTGACGAGGAATAA
- the hemC gene encoding hydroxymethylbilane synthase translates to MTRNKLVIGTRGSKLALWQANWVKEKLENLYPELRIEIEKIKTTGDKILDASLAKIGGKGLFVKEIEEALLSGRVDIAVHSMKDVPVEIPEGLHISAICEREDPKDAFISINGKSLKELEKGAVVGTSSLRRSVQLKALRGDLNIASLRGNVDTRLRKLKEGKFHAVVLAMAGLKRMGFEHMVTEPLSEDLMIPAVGQGAIGIETRIDDDFVNEIIKPLNHEETAICVLAERAFLSVVGGGCQVPLACHARIEKLQSSALSLKITAMIGDPEGKMPIIRGFRQGNMSQAQNLGVELAKELLERGGSRILEKIGVS, encoded by the coding sequence GTGACGAGGAATAAGTTAGTCATTGGAACACGGGGCAGTAAACTTGCACTCTGGCAGGCAAACTGGGTTAAGGAAAAGCTTGAAAATCTTTATCCAGAATTAAGGATTGAGATAGAAAAGATTAAAACAACAGGAGATAAAATTCTTGATGCATCTCTGGCAAAAATTGGTGGCAAAGGCTTGTTTGTAAAGGAGATAGAAGAGGCATTGCTTTCAGGTAGAGTTGACATCGCAGTTCACAGCATGAAAGATGTTCCAGTAGAGATTCCAGAAGGATTACATATTTCTGCCATATGTGAAAGAGAAGACCCCAAAGATGCCTTTATAAGCATTAATGGGAAATCTTTAAAAGAGCTTGAGAAAGGAGCTGTTGTTGGAACAAGCAGTCTCAGAAGAAGTGTTCAGCTTAAAGCATTAAGAGGTGATTTAAATATAGCTTCCCTGAGAGGCAATGTGGATACAAGATTAAGAAAGCTTAAAGAAGGCAAATTTCATGCAGTTGTCCTTGCAATGGCTGGATTAAAAAGAATGGGTTTTGAGCACATGGTTACAGAGCCTCTTTCAGAGGATTTAATGATTCCTGCCGTAGGTCAGGGAGCAATCGGTATTGAAACAAGAATTGATGATGATTTTGTAAATGAAATTATAAAACCCCTTAATCATGAAGAGACAGCAATCTGTGTTCTTGCAGAGAGAGCATTTTTATCTGTTGTGGGAGGAGGATGTCAGGTTCCTCTTGCCTGTCATGCAAGAATAGAGAAACTTCAGTCTTCAGCCTTAAGCCTGAAAATAACTGCAATGATAGGTGATCCTGAAGGTAAAATGCCTATAATAAGAGGCTTTCGTCAAGGAAACATGTCTCAGGCTCAAAATCTTGGAGTAGAACTCGCAAAAGAACTACTTGAAAGGGGCGGAAGCAGGATACTTGAGAAAATAGGAGTTTCATGA
- the cobA gene encoding uroporphyrinogen-III C-methyltransferase → MNKGKVYLVGAGPGDAGLITLKGIRVIQQADCIVYDFHINPRLLTYAKKDAELIYAGKRGGHHEMTQDEINRVLVEKAKEGKIVCRLKGGDPFVFGRGGEEIEVLADEGIDFEIIPGISSVIAVPAYAGIPVTHRRVASAFTVITGNEDLSKQERIFTHIRASNQAETMIFLMCVRNLDTITNKLIDEGLSTETPSAIIRWGTRAEQKVITGTISEIASLAKEHKISPPAILVIGDVVRLREKLAWYEKKPLHGHRILITRQLSDEYLKLEDLGAELFVFPTIDFLPPEDFKELDRAIKEIEHYTFIVFPSPRAVKFFFERFLTLGRDMRDLKGITVCAIGKETSKSLRTYGINADLVPDEYNSEALTKMFKEKILNLQPSACRILYPRSNIALKGFVETMQSLGIKVDAPITYKTVKPFEHGKRLVKFLREGRITIATFTSPSSFLNLIDILKDDVKEMLKDVTIVAIGKTTAKAIEDAGYRVSIIPEKSTIKDMVEAIIKWVKQK, encoded by the coding sequence ATGAATAAAGGTAAAGTTTATCTTGTTGGTGCAGGCCCTGGAGATGCTGGCTTGATTACCCTGAAAGGTATCAGGGTAATTCAGCAGGCAGACTGTATTGTTTATGATTTTCATATAAATCCAAGACTTTTAACCTATGCAAAAAAAGATGCTGAACTGATATATGCTGGTAAAAGAGGTGGACATCATGAGATGACTCAGGATGAGATAAATAGAGTTCTTGTTGAAAAGGCAAAGGAAGGTAAGATTGTATGCAGACTTAAAGGAGGAGATCCTTTTGTATTTGGTAGAGGAGGTGAAGAGATTGAAGTTCTTGCAGATGAAGGAATTGATTTTGAGATAATTCCAGGGATAAGCTCTGTTATTGCAGTTCCAGCATATGCAGGAATTCCTGTTACCCATCGCAGAGTTGCTTCAGCATTTACAGTTATTACAGGTAATGAAGACCTTTCAAAACAAGAAAGGATTTTTACTCATATAAGGGCATCAAATCAGGCTGAAACAATGATTTTTCTTATGTGCGTGAGAAATCTTGATACGATTACAAACAAATTAATTGATGAGGGATTGTCTACAGAGACACCTTCAGCAATCATCCGCTGGGGAACAAGAGCTGAACAAAAAGTTATCACTGGAACAATCTCAGAGATTGCATCACTTGCAAAGGAGCACAAAATTTCACCACCTGCAATTCTTGTTATTGGCGATGTTGTAAGGCTCAGAGAGAAACTCGCCTGGTATGAAAAAAAGCCCCTTCATGGTCATAGAATTCTCATTACAAGGCAACTGTCCGATGAATATCTGAAACTTGAAGACCTTGGAGCAGAATTGTTTGTTTTTCCTACAATTGATTTTTTACCACCTGAGGATTTTAAAGAACTTGACAGAGCTATAAAAGAGATAGAGCATTACACCTTCATAGTGTTTCCTTCACCACGGGCAGTTAAATTTTTCTTTGAAAGATTCTTAACTCTTGGCAGAGATATGAGAGATTTAAAGGGAATTACAGTCTGTGCAATTGGGAAAGAAACTTCAAAGAGCTTAAGAACTTACGGGATAAATGCTGACCTGGTTCCTGATGAATATAATTCAGAGGCTCTAACAAAAATGTTTAAGGAAAAAATTTTAAATCTTCAACCTTCAGCCTGCCGAATCCTCTATCCTCGCTCTAATATTGCCCTTAAAGGCTTTGTTGAGACAATGCAATCACTTGGGATAAAAGTGGATGCACCAATTACATACAAAACAGTAAAACCATTTGAACATGGGAAAAGGCTTGTGAAATTCCTTAGAGAAGGCAGAATAACAATTGCCACATTTACATCTCCTTCAAGTTTTTTGAACTTGATTGATATCCTCAAGGACGATGTAAAGGAGATGCTTAAAGATGTAACGATTGTAGCAATTGGAAAAACAACAGCAAAGGCAATTGAAGATGCTGGCTACAGAGTCAGCATAATACCTGAAAAATCAACAATAAAAGACATGGTGGAGGCAATAATTAAATGGGTAAAGCAGAAGTAG
- the hemG gene encoding protoporphyrinogen oxidase translates to MGKAEVVIVGGGISGLSLAYFLLKRNPQLDIKIIEAEKRAGGKIVTENVSGFLCEGGVNGFLNNKPSTICLAKQLGIEPLKGSEDSQVRYILINGRLVKVFQNPVKFFLSPLLSFSGKLRMIGEYFIPPLKEEIDETVESFVSRRVGREFYEKLIDAMSTGIYAGDPSRMSMKSCFPKVYYLEKKYGGLIKGLLALKKEKKDVKAQPEAVLMSFKGGMSDLINALEIKLSSKIIKAKKVVNISKNNSFYTVYFNDGQIDAEKVIFACPAYESAEILKELDWEISDILKTIPYPPLSVVAFGFKKQQIGFGTSLYGFLIPYREKRKILGTLFDSSIFPNRAPDGYVLLRSMIGGRRSPELAMLNDEKLIDTALTELRDILQIKGEPYFIKIFRWQKAIPQYELGHEEKLMKIEQRLQKFPGLYLTGNAYRGVSVNDCIENSLKLSERI, encoded by the coding sequence ATGGGTAAAGCAGAAGTAGTTATAGTTGGTGGAGGCATTTCAGGATTAAGCCTTGCATACTTTTTACTGAAAAGAAACCCTCAACTTGATATAAAAATAATTGAAGCAGAAAAAAGAGCAGGTGGAAAAATAGTTACTGAAAATGTATCAGGTTTTTTATGTGAAGGTGGAGTTAATGGATTTTTAAACAATAAGCCTTCAACAATTTGTCTTGCAAAGCAGCTGGGTATTGAACCATTAAAGGGAAGTGAGGATTCACAGGTCAGATACATCCTGATAAATGGCAGACTTGTAAAAGTTTTTCAGAATCCTGTTAAGTTTTTCCTTTCTCCGCTTCTTTCTTTTTCAGGGAAATTAAGAATGATAGGAGAGTATTTTATCCCTCCATTAAAAGAAGAAATTGATGAAACAGTTGAAAGCTTTGTATCCCGTAGAGTTGGAAGAGAGTTTTACGAAAAGCTCATTGATGCTATGTCAACTGGAATATATGCTGGAGATCCTTCACGAATGAGCATGAAAAGCTGTTTTCCTAAAGTTTACTATCTTGAAAAAAAATATGGTGGTCTTATAAAGGGCTTGCTTGCCTTAAAAAAAGAAAAGAAAGATGTAAAGGCTCAGCCTGAAGCTGTTTTAATGTCCTTTAAAGGCGGGATGTCAGATTTAATAAATGCTCTTGAAATTAAACTTTCATCAAAAATTATAAAGGCTAAAAAGGTTGTAAACATAAGCAAAAATAACAGCTTTTACACTGTTTATTTTAATGATGGACAGATTGATGCAGAAAAGGTTATTTTCGCATGTCCTGCTTATGAATCAGCAGAGATATTGAAAGAGCTTGACTGGGAAATTTCAGATATTTTAAAAACAATTCCCTATCCACCTTTAAGCGTTGTTGCCTTTGGTTTTAAAAAGCAACAAATAGGATTTGGCACATCCTTATATGGATTTTTAATTCCTTACAGAGAAAAAAGAAAGATTCTTGGCACACTTTTTGATTCAAGCATTTTCCCTAACAGGGCACCTGATGGTTATGTTTTATTAAGAAGCATGATAGGAGGAAGAAGATCACCAGAGCTTGCAATGCTAAATGATGAAAAACTTATTGATACAGCTTTGACAGAATTAAGAGATATCTTACAAATCAAAGGAGAGCCTTATTTTATAAAAATATTCCGATGGCAAAAAGCTATTCCTCAGTATGAACTGGGTCATGAAGAAAAACTTATGAAGATTGAGCAGAGACTTCAAAAATTTCCAGGGCTTTATCTTACAGGTAATGCTTACAGAGGAGTGAGCGTTAATGACTGCATAGAAAACTCTCTTAAGCTTTCTGAAAGAATTTAA
- a CDS encoding AEC family transporter produces MLFDIFLFILTGLALRFLFTALGICPEKIDSIRDRINYFVFYYIIPLVCFKTAYTMPFSLSHLKISLVANLTILSCVALSWLIYRRIALKRAIKPEVMGSLIMCSAFGNVLYIGLPILTKLYGAEGMSYAFTYDFLASTPLTWTVAVAVCMKYGKAKSFKLKDSFLTILKIPPIWGLLLGLSLRELNIPLQDLLIITLKAISSYVTYLMLVIVGISIKAVSPQKFALLLPAIIIKIIISPFLAFSFGSLTGLSGVPFNVCIIDAAMPSMILSMIFATAFGVDLRTAIEMIFLTTVSFLSLFVIFAI; encoded by the coding sequence ATGCTTTTTGATATTTTTCTGTTTATACTGACAGGTTTAGCCCTGAGATTTCTTTTTACAGCCTTAGGTATTTGTCCTGAAAAAATTGATTCAATCCGTGATAGAATCAACTACTTTGTTTTTTATTACATTATCCCTCTTGTGTGTTTTAAAACCGCATATACAATGCCATTCAGTTTGAGTCATTTAAAGATTTCCCTGGTTGCAAATCTTACAATATTGAGTTGCGTTGCTTTATCGTGGCTGATTTACCGGAGGATTGCTTTAAAAAGAGCTATTAAGCCTGAAGTAATGGGTTCGCTCATTATGTGTTCTGCATTTGGAAATGTTCTTTACATAGGGCTTCCAATTTTAACAAAGCTTTATGGAGCAGAAGGCATGAGTTATGCCTTTACCTACGATTTTTTAGCAAGCACTCCTCTTACATGGACAGTTGCTGTTGCAGTTTGCATGAAGTATGGAAAGGCAAAGAGTTTTAAACTGAAAGATTCCTTCTTAACAATTCTTAAGATTCCGCCTATCTGGGGATTGCTACTCGGGCTCAGCTTGAGAGAGTTAAACATCCCGTTACAGGATTTATTAATCATTACTTTAAAAGCGATTTCAAGCTATGTTACTTATTTAATGCTCGTAATAGTTGGTATTTCAATTAAAGCAGTTTCACCTCAAAAGTTTGCTCTACTTTTGCCTGCTATAATAATTAAGATAATAATATCACCCTTTCTTGCGTTTTCTTTTGGCAGTCTTACAGGACTTTCAGGTGTACCATTTAATGTTTGTATTATAGATGCAGCAATGCCTTCAATGATTCTCAGTATGATTTTTGCGACAGCCTTTGGTGTGGATTTAAGAACTGCGATTGAGATGATTTTTCTTACCACCGTTAGTTTTTTATCATTGTTTGTAATATTTGCAATTTAA